The following proteins come from a genomic window of Miscanthus floridulus cultivar M001 chromosome 2, ASM1932011v1, whole genome shotgun sequence:
- the LOC136533377 gene encoding uncharacterized protein, whose protein sequence is MIAQIREGTHLRPVRAPPSPEANAIPDSSLFRRAAGDMSRLAAAALRRGVTASRDPSSSLLVVTPPVSARLFSADASGEAAATAAESQDDSFLKASREGLAYGRFYSVIGGGNRLEKNMLKTDIIHHLDRCGLSLDDVKIDYNNRYDPLAALLRFSSKSMFTTANRQTSQNRVYRIDEISREVWDLKKPFDGKTVLLQGVPRNALLEDIERFLCGTNFEPPFESFIRAGVPEPIRMVLVKFRTKTDAMNAFITKNRGFCLNNQVSMRVLQ, encoded by the exons ATGATTGCACAAATCAGAGAAGGGACCCATCTGCGACCCGTTCGTGCTCCCCCGAGTCCCGAAGCCAACGCCATTCCTGATTCCTCCCTCTTCCGCCGCGCCGCCGGAGATATGTCGAGGCTCGCGGCCGCCGCCCTCCGCCGCGGCGTCACCGCATCGAGGGATccctcctcctctctcttggtCGTGACCCCGCCGGTGTCCGCTCGGCTCTTCTCCGCGGATGCGTCCGGCGAAGCCGCCGCCACGGCCGCAGAGTCGCAGGACGACTCTTTCCTCAAGGCATCCCGCGAAG GATTGGCTTATGGAAGGTTCTACAGCGTCATTGGTGGAGGCAATCGTCTTGAGAAGAacatgttgaaaactgacatTATCCATCACCTTGACAGATGTGGATTGTCATTGGATGATGTGAAGATTGATTACAACAACAGATATGATCCATTGGCCGC TTTGTTGAGGTTTTCTTCAAAGTCAATGTTTACCACCGCAAATAGGCAAACAAGTCAGAATCGGGTGTACAGGATTGATGAG ATAAGTCGTGAAGTATGGGATCTCAAAAAGCCCTTTGATGGGAAAACT GTACTATTGCAAGGAGTCCCACGAAATGCTCTCCTAGAGGACATAGAGCGTTTTTTGTGTGGCACGAACTTTGAACCTCCATTTGAAAGCTTTATAAG AGCTGGTGTCCCAGAGCCCATAAGAATGGTGCTGGTTAAATTCCGCACAAAGACTGATGCGATGAATGCCTTCATTACCAAAAACAGGGGTTTCTGTCTGAACAATCAAGTTAGCATGCGTGTCCTTCAGTAA
- the LOC136533366 gene encoding protein IN2-1 homolog B-like, giving the protein MRQSTISSLIFLFAALDKINSSLLKFDDGPFFLGQLSLVDIAYAPFIEGFQIFFAGIKSCDITEGRVHIHKFIEEMNKIDAYMQTKQDPQVLLALTKKKFEI; this is encoded by the exons ATGAGACAGAGTACCATATCATCGCTAATTTTTCTCT TTGCTGCTCTGGACAAAATAAATAGCTCCCTGTTAAAATTCGATGATGGCCCTTTCTTCCTTGGCCAACTTAGTCTG GTGGACATTGCATATGCACCGTTCATCGAAGGGTTTCAGATATTTTTTGCTGGCATAAAGAGTTGTGACATCACCGAAGGGAGAGTTCATATACATAAATTCATCGAG GAAATGAACAAGATTGACGCGTACATGCAGACTAAGCAGGACCCTCAAGTGCTGCTTGCTCTCACAAAGAAGAAGTTTGAG ATTTAA